Proteins from one Macrobrachium rosenbergii isolate ZJJX-2024 chromosome 14, ASM4041242v1, whole genome shotgun sequence genomic window:
- the LOC136846090 gene encoding uncharacterized protein isoform X2, with the protein MLPRRYDLLDRMQLPPPPPAWLPDELRRLEEASHCSYNSVWNEVPRDFSNAVPSFPSENASHQTRPWYEMPCSIFCRSKSEESVTDLLASIQDLQIAEADPSVMVKEESSKFCGFCKNNGAREKLYTSHCLRDSSGRLACDVLRNYVCPICGATGDDAHTVNYCPLKNQNKKCLLDFMNVVFV; encoded by the exons ATGCTCCCAAGACG GTATGATTTGTTGGATAGAATGCAGTTACCTCCCCCACCACCTGCTTGGCTACCAGACGAATTGCGTAGGCTTGAAGAGGCTTCACATTGTTCCTATAATAGTGTTTGGAATGAGGTGCCCAGAGATTTCTCCAATGCTGTGCCGTCTTTTCCATCAGAGAATG CTAGCCACCAGACACGCCCATGGTATGAAATGCCTTGCAGCATCTTTTGCAGAAGTAAGTCAGAAGAATCTGTTACAGACTTACTGGCAAGCATTCAAGATTTGCAAATTGCAGAAGCAGATCCT TCAGTAATGGTAAAGGAGGAGTCTTCAAAATTTTGTGGATTCTGCAAAAACAATGGGGCCAGGGAGAAATTATACACAAGCCACTGTCTCAG GGATTCAAGTGGTAGACTGGCATGCGACGTCTTGCGAAATTATGTCTGTCCGATATGTGGTGCAACTGGAGATGATGCCCATACAGTTAACTATTGTCCACTGAAGAaccaaaataaaaag TGTTTGTTAGATTTTATGAATGTGGTATTTGTGTAG
- the LOC136846090 gene encoding uncharacterized protein isoform X1 — MLPRRYDLLDRMQLPPPPPAWLPDELRRLEEASHCSYNSVWNEVPRDFSNAVPSFPSENASHQTRPWYEMPCSIFCRSKSEESVTDLLASIQDLQIAEADPSVMVKEESSKFCGFCKNNGAREKLYTSHCLRDSSGRLACDVLRNYVCPICGATGDDAHTVNYCPLKNQNKKVIPLAIKLRKTKRNATTFRSASSSVC, encoded by the exons ATGCTCCCAAGACG GTATGATTTGTTGGATAGAATGCAGTTACCTCCCCCACCACCTGCTTGGCTACCAGACGAATTGCGTAGGCTTGAAGAGGCTTCACATTGTTCCTATAATAGTGTTTGGAATGAGGTGCCCAGAGATTTCTCCAATGCTGTGCCGTCTTTTCCATCAGAGAATG CTAGCCACCAGACACGCCCATGGTATGAAATGCCTTGCAGCATCTTTTGCAGAAGTAAGTCAGAAGAATCTGTTACAGACTTACTGGCAAGCATTCAAGATTTGCAAATTGCAGAAGCAGATCCT TCAGTAATGGTAAAGGAGGAGTCTTCAAAATTTTGTGGATTCTGCAAAAACAATGGGGCCAGGGAGAAATTATACACAAGCCACTGTCTCAG GGATTCAAGTGGTAGACTGGCATGCGACGTCTTGCGAAATTATGTCTGTCCGATATGTGGTGCAACTGGAGATGATGCCCATACAGTTAACTATTGTCCACTGAAGAaccaaaataaaaaggtaatccCTTTGGCAATAAAATTGAGAAAGACTAAAAGAAATGCTACTACTTTTAGGAGTGCTTCTTCTAG TGTTTGTTAG